Proteins found in one Fusarium oxysporum Fo47 chromosome V, complete sequence genomic segment:
- a CDS encoding lysophospholipid acyltransferase — protein sequence MLYFLHRPFVALADTVGAAPDDLKLVTSFLISFPLAALLKRIPDSRPDLKNLFAISVSIFYLVGLFDLWDGVRTLFISAGGTYCIAKFLRTSPYMPWIGFAFVMGHMSLSHIARQAADDPTKADVTGAQMVLLMKLSAFCWNVADGQLPEEYLSDFQKRNMLKELPPILDYAGWVLFFPALFAGPSFDFTDYRKWLDTTMFDAPNVDPAKKPPVRKKRKIPRSGGPAAWKAASGLFLIAMFMGLGGSYYPGLLTSDIYMKYGFLRRVWIMHMVSFTARLKYYGVWYLTEGSCILAGMGYNGVDPVTGKVFWNRLQNIDPWAVETAQNPRGYLGGWNINTSNWLRNYVYLRVTPRGKKPGFRASLMTFGTSALWHGFYPGYYLSFVLASFIQTAAKHYRRHVRPFFLEPITGNPSPKKKYYDFVSYLATQLTFTFATAPFLVLTLQGSLLAWSRVYFYAVIWTFLSLVFFSSPGKAALKKQLEKRQGRASARLVRSISTDSLTGKEPILGISKDIEGDFNEAVEEIKAEMEMRQRKVKAEIEAHKAKAKTG from the exons ATGCTGTACTTTCTGCATAGGC CTTTCGTGGCCTTGGCAGACACTGTTGGTGCTGCTCCAGACGATC TCAAACTCGTCACCTCGTTCTTAATATCATTCCCCCTCGCCGCTCTCCTTAAACGAATTCCCGACTCCAGACCAGATCTCAAGAATCTTTTTGCCATTAG CGTATCAATCTTCTACCTTGTCGGTCTATTTGACCTGTGGGATGGTGTCCGAACTCTCTTCATCAGCGCAGGAGGGACATACTGCATCGCCAAATTCCTTCGAACGAGCCCCTATATGCCATGGATTGGCTTCGCTTTCGTCATGGGCCACATGTCCCTAAGCCATATCGCCCGTCAAGCTGCTGACGACCCAACAAAGGCTGACGTCACAGGCGCTCAGATGGTGCTTCTCATGAAGCTGAGTGCCTTTTGCTGGAACGTTGCTGACGGCCAACTTCCTGAGGAGTATCTGTCTGATTTCCAAAAGAGAAACATGCTTAAGGAGCTGCCTCCTATTTTGGACTATGCTGGCTGGGTGCTTTTCTTCCCTGCGCTCTTCGCTGGTCCGTCCTTCGACTTCACCGACTATCGTAAATGGCTTGACACGACTATGTTTGACGCACCCAACGTCGATCCAGCAAAGAAACCTCCCGTGAGGAAGAAGCGAAAGATTCCTCGAAGTGGTGGCCCTGCAGCTTGGAAGGCAGCGAGTGGTCTCTTCCTTATTGCAATGTTCATGGGTCTAGGTGGTTCATACTACCCCGGCCTGCTCACCTCCGATATCTACATGAAGTACGGTTTCCTTCGCCGTGTCTGGATCATGCACATGGTTAGCTTCACTGCACGACTCAAATACTACGGTGTTTGGTACCTTACAGAGGGTTCCTGCATCCTCGCGGGTATGGGCTATAACGGTGTTGACCCTGTTACGGGCAAGGTCTTCTGGAACCGATTGCAGAACATTGATCCTTGGGCTGTTGAGACTGCGCAGAACCCCCGAGGTTATCTTGGAGGATGGAACATCAACACGAGCAACTGGTTGAGGAACTACGTCTATCTGCGTGTCACGCCTCGAGGCAAGAAGCCTGGTTTTCGCGCTAGTCTCATGACCTTTGGCACAAGCGCTCTCTGGCATGGCTTTTATCCCGGATACTACCTTAGCTTTGTCCTTGCAAGCTTCATTCAGACAGCTGCAAAGC ATTACCGCCGTCATGTTCGTCCTTTCTTCCTAGAACCTATCACTGGCAATCCCTCGCCCAAGAAGAAGTACTACGACTTCGTATCTTACCTTGCTACTCAACTCACCTTCACCTTTGCCACAGCACCTTTCCTTGTCCTCACATTACAGGGCTCACTACTAGCCTGGTCTCGTGTCTACTTCTACGCTGTCATCTGGACCTTTTTGTCacttgtcttcttctcttctcctgGAAAGGCCGCCCTTAAGaagcagctcgagaagcGTCAGGGCCGAGCTAGCGCTAGGTTGGTGCGCTCCATCTCAACGGATAGTCTAACGGGCAAGGAGCCCATTTTGGGTATCTCCAAGGATATCGAGGGCGATTTCAACGAGGCCGTGGAAGAAATCAAGgccgagatggagatgagacAGCGAAAGGTCAAGGCGGAGATTGAGGCGCATAAGGCAAAGGCCAAGACAGGCTAG
- a CDS encoding CAAX prenyl protease codes for MSVLSSAEFAPPQAVALLVVYCLVYVIPLYFSAATRPSPTRSRDAPEAIRARIFVVSLSTAVCSLVTLYLLSSHGAIAVEKPLHFMGYWPLGLIDAARALWLTALLFAGPLYESLVIDGAAHQWLRLQPLRDLWTDWPTWRNMVAGPITEECLFRSAGVPLLLRSGASLTGTIFMSPLIFGLAHLHHFYEFRITHPRTPLPIAIARSLLQLSYTSLFGAYATFLFLRTGSLLAVVLVHTFCNCMGLPRLWGQLDPYWLPEGDPSVASSRKMWTGVYYVLLVGGLVAWWQNLYSLTETPMALAKF; via the exons ATGTCTGTCTTGAGCTCTGCGGAGTTCGCACCGCCTCAAGCCGTAGCCTTACTG GTCGTCTATTGTCTCGTCTACGTAATCCCTCTCTACTTCTCAGCTGCGACACGGCCTTCACCCACTCGCTCTAGAGATGCTCCTGAGGCTATCCGCGCACGCATCTTTGTCGTCTCACTCTCAACGGCAGTATGCTCCCTCGTGACGCTGTATCTGCTCTCGTCTCACGGCGCAATTGCCGTTGAGAAGCCCTTGCATTTCATGGGCTACTGGCCGCTTGGACTCATCGATGCTGCGCGTGCGCTGTGGCTCACGGCCCTGCTGTTTGCGGGCCCCTTGTATGAGTCTCTCGTCATCGATGGCGCGGCTCAtcaatggcttcgtcttcagcCGCTGAGGGATCTGTGGACTGACTGGCCAACCTGGAGAAACATGGTAGCT GGTCCTATTACCGAAGAGTGCTTGTTCCGTTCTGCTGGCGTTCCACTGCTTCTCCGTTCTGGAGCCAGCCTTACTGGCACCATCTTCATGTCGCCCCTCATCTTCGGTCTAGCTCACCTTCATCATTTTTATGAGTTCCGTATCACGCACCCACGGACTCCTCTCCCCATAGCCATTGCACGGTCATTACTTCAGCTATCGTACACCTCCCTATTCGGAGCATATGCCACTTTCTTATTCCTAAGAACTGGCAGCTTGCTGGCCGTTGTGCTCGTGCACACCTTTTGCAACTGCATGGGTCTCCCACGTCTTTGGGGCCAGCTTGATCCTTACTGGCTGCCAGAGGGTGATCCGTCCGTAGCCTCGTCTAGAAAGATGTGGACTGGTGTTTATTACGTGCTTTTGGTGGGCGGCTTAGTTGCTTGGTGGCAGAATTTGTACTCGTTGACCGAGACACCGATGGCGCTGGCCAAGTTCTAA